A genomic region of Rhipicephalus sanguineus isolate Rsan-2018 chromosome 3, BIME_Rsan_1.4, whole genome shotgun sequence contains the following coding sequences:
- the LOC119388412 gene encoding uncharacterized protein LOC119388412 — MPCKWMAPTQGQNRQPSVPLAEITFRKLVVNKTVQAKRKRKLPPGFQSRDQSVLQNFTERMAQCAPHLLWNRYSASKPATVQNTSGITNIVDLHSRECLALFANYWAQQVPLTAAERAKICMNTVGQSNNPLWQAERTGRLTASNFYRILRCIKPEGLVRDILYPRKKRTLDQATQGCTVLEMKR; from the exons ATGCCTTGCAAGTGGATGGCTCCAACACAAG gtCAGAACCGCCAGCCATCAGTGCCACTTGCAGAAATAACGTTCCGCAAGCTTGTGGTGAACAAGACTGTGCAAGCCAAGAGAAAGCGAAAACTTCCACCTGGCTTCCAGTCGAGAGATCAGTCTGTACTTCAGAACTTCACAGAAAGGATGGCTCAGTGCGCTCCACATCTGTTGTGGAATCGGTACAGTGCCAGCAAACCAGCTACCGTGCAAAACACCAGTGGCATCACCAACATTGTGGACCTCCACTCTAGGGAATGCTTGGCATTGTTTGCCAACTATTGGGCACAGCAGGTGCCACTCACAGCTGCAGAGAGAGCGAAAATTTGCATGAACACAGTCGGCCAGAGCAACAATCCACTGTGGCAAGCTGAAAGGACTGGCCGCCTGACAGCCTCCAACTTTTACAGAATACTGCGCTGCATCAAACCCGAGGGACTTGTTAGAGACATTTTGTATCCACGCAAAAAGAGAACCTTGGACCAAGCGACCCAAGGTTGTACGGTCTTAGAAATGAAGCGGTAG